Proteins found in one Brachypodium distachyon strain Bd21 chromosome 5, Brachypodium_distachyon_v3.0, whole genome shotgun sequence genomic segment:
- the LOC100822503 gene encoding wall-associated receptor kinase 2 isoform X4, which translates to MSASLFFFVHALLLLLLLRVATGTESLTMTPAGCETTCGGMDIPYPFGIGTGCSRKGFEINCVNNNFPVLAGTSLRVVHLSVDPAESQVMLPVGWQCFNASDPSTIEDWRDGEMEMNKDGAYRISNTQNKLFVLGCNTMGYRENKRAEGGSFDSNNHYTGCMSYCNDDKSAQDGLCAGAGCCHVDIPPGLTNNEFNFRMYDHSTMMDYSPCDYAFLVGRTNYTFQRSDLFMDKNRTMPVFLDWAIRDNGSSAILSCADAAKADQYACVSTRSSCFNAKNGPGYNCKCSKGHQGNPYIVDGCTNIDECADKVKYPCYGVCEDTQGSYKCTCQPGYRSNDPRTEHCTPKFPLGAQISTGAIGGILVLVFLSFIYVVRKEQRKTKDFYDKNGGPTLENARNIKLFKKDDLKRILKRSNLVGKGGFGEVYKGIVDDVHVAVKKPIHGSVLASEQFANEVIIQSQVIHKNIVRLIGCCLEVDAPMLVYEFVSKGSLDDILHKVDNKEPLSLDVRVNIATESARGLSYMHAEAHTKILHGDVKPANILLDDKFLPKISDFGISRLIARENQHTGNIIGDMSYMDPVYLQKGLLTEKSDVYSFGVVILELITRQKASYSDNNSLVRNFLEVYEKEKKATELFDKEIAVEGDFELLDSLAGLSVECLNLDVNQRPTMADVAERLLILNRTRRP; encoded by the exons ATGTCAGCCTCACTATTCTTCTTCGTGCacgctctgctgctgctgctgctgctgagggtAGCCACCGGCACTGAGAGCCTCACCATGACTCCTGCTGGCTGCGAGACGACTTGCGGCGGCATGGACATCCCCTACCCTTTTGGTATCGGCACAGGCTGCTCCCGCAAGGGTTTCGAGATCAACTGTGTCAACAACAATTTCCCTGTGCTCGCCGGCACATCCCTTCGGGTGGTGCACCTGTCCGTGGATCCAGCTGAGTCGCAGGTGATGCTCCCCGTTGGGTGGCAGTGCTTTAACGCCTCTGATCCATCCACTATAGAGGACTGGAGAGATGGCGAGATGGAGATGAACAAGGACGGCGCGTACCGCATCTCCAACACGCAGAACAAGCTATTCGTCCTCGGTTGCAACACCATGGGCTATAGGGAAAACAAGAGAGCCGAAGGTGGAAGTTTTGACTCCAACAATCACTACACCGGCTGCATGTCATACTGCAACGACGACAAGAGCGCGCAGGACGGACtgtgcgccggcgccggctgctgccATGTTGACATCCCGCCGGGGCTCACCAACAACGAATTCAACTTCCGGATGTACGACCACTCCACCATGATGGACTACAGCCCATGCGACTACGCCTTCCTTGTTGGCAGGACCAACTACACCTTCCAACGCTCCGACCTCTTCATGGACAAAAACCGGACCATGCCGGTGTTTCTGGACTGGGCCATCCGCGACAATGGCTCCAGTGCCATACTGTCCTGTGCCGACGCTGCCAAGGCGGATCAGTACGCCTGCGTGAGCACTCGCAGCAGTTGCTTCAACGCAAAAAATGGTCCTGGCTACAATTGCAAGTGCTCCAAAGGCCACCAGGGAAACCCCTACATTGTCGACGGATGCACCA ATATCGATGAATGTGCAGATAAAGTGAAATATCCTTGCTATGGTGTATGCGAGGATACCCAGGGATCTTACAAATGCACTTGTCAACCAGGTTATCGGAGCAATGACCCGAGAACGGAACATTGTACTCCAAAGTTCCCACTTGGAGCACAAATTTCCACAG GTGCAATAGGTGGCATTCTGGTCTTAGTGTTTCTGTCATTCATATATGTTGTTCGCAAAGAACAAAGGAAGACAAAAGATTTTTATGATAAGAACGGCGGTCCTACGTTAGAGAACGCGAGAAATATAAAGCTTTTTAAAAAGGATGATCTCAAGCGAATTTTGAAGCGTAGCAATTTAGTTGGAAAAGGTGGCTTTGGAGAAGTTTACAAGGGTATAGTTGATGACGTGCATGTAGCAGTAAAGAAACCGATCCATGGCAGTGTGTTAGCGAGTGAACAGTTTGCAAATGAAGTCATCATCCAGTCTCAAGTCATCCACAAGAACATTGTTAGGCTCATAGGTTGTTGCCTAGAAGTGGATGCACCCATGCTTGTTTACGAGTTTGTCTCCAAAGGAAGCCTTGACGACATTCTTCATAAAGTTGATAACAAGGAGCCTCTCAGCTTGGATGTGCGCGTAAATATTGCCACGGAATCAGCGCGTGGTCTATCTTATATGCATGCAGAAGCCCATACAAAAATCCTTCATGGTGATGTTAAACCAGCAAATATACTCTTGGATGATAAATTTCTACCGAAGATCTCTGACTTTGGCATATCAAGGCTAATTGCGAGAGAAAACCAACACACCGGGAACATCATTGGTGACATGAGTTATATGGATCCAGTATACCTACAAAAAGGTCTACTGACCGAAAAGAGTGATGTCTACAGTTTTGGAGTTGTGATCTTAGAGCTCATTACCAGGCAGAAGGCCAGTTATTCTGACAATAATAGCTTAGTGAGGAATTTCCTTGAAGTTTacgaaaaggagaagaaagcaacAGAGTTGTTTGACAAAGAAATTGCAGTAGAAGGAGATTTTGAGCTTCTTGATAGTCTGGCAGGGCTATCTGTGGAATGTCTTAACCTTGATGTGAATCAAAGACCAACCATGGCAGATGTGGCAGAGCGCCTTCTCATACTGAATCGAACCCGTAGGCCATAA
- the LOC100822503 gene encoding wall-associated receptor kinase 2 isoform X3 produces MQKKVAEARPVRASLFFFVHALLLLLLLRVATGTESLTMTPAGCETTCGGMDIPYPFGIGTGCSRKGFEINCVNNNFPVLAGTSLRVVHLSVDPAESQVMLPVGWQCFNASDPSTIEDWRDGEMEMNKDGAYRISNTQNKLFVLGCNTMGYRENKRAEGGSFDSNNHYTGCMSYCNDDKSAQDGLCAGAGCCHVDIPPGLTNNEFNFRMYDHSTMMDYSPCDYAFLVGRTNYTFQRSDLFMDKNRTMPVFLDWAIRDNGSSAILSCADAAKADQYACVSTRSSCFNAKNGPGYNCKCSKGHQGNPYIVDGCTNIDECADKVKYPCYGVCEDTQGSYKCTCQPGYRSNDPRTEHCTPKFPLGAQISTGAIGGILVLVFLSFIYVVRKEQRKTKDFYDKNGGPTLENARNIKLFKKDDLKRILKRSNLVGKGGFGEVYKGIVDDVHVAVKKPIHGSVLASEQFANEVIIQSQVIHKNIVRLIGCCLEVDAPMLVYEFVSKGSLDDILHKVDNKEPLSLDVRVNIATESARGLSYMHAEAHTKILHGDVKPANILLDDKFLPKISDFGISRLIARENQHTGNIIGDMSYMDPVYLQKGLLTEKSDVYSFGVVILELITRQKASYSDNNSLVRNFLEVYEKEKKATELFDKEIAVEGDFELLDSLAGLSVECLNLDVNQRPTMADVAERLLILNRTRRP; encoded by the exons ATGCAGAAGAAAGTTGCGGAAGCTAGACCGGTCAGAG CCTCACTATTCTTCTTCGTGCacgctctgctgctgctgctgctgctgagggtAGCCACCGGCACTGAGAGCCTCACCATGACTCCTGCTGGCTGCGAGACGACTTGCGGCGGCATGGACATCCCCTACCCTTTTGGTATCGGCACAGGCTGCTCCCGCAAGGGTTTCGAGATCAACTGTGTCAACAACAATTTCCCTGTGCTCGCCGGCACATCCCTTCGGGTGGTGCACCTGTCCGTGGATCCAGCTGAGTCGCAGGTGATGCTCCCCGTTGGGTGGCAGTGCTTTAACGCCTCTGATCCATCCACTATAGAGGACTGGAGAGATGGCGAGATGGAGATGAACAAGGACGGCGCGTACCGCATCTCCAACACGCAGAACAAGCTATTCGTCCTCGGTTGCAACACCATGGGCTATAGGGAAAACAAGAGAGCCGAAGGTGGAAGTTTTGACTCCAACAATCACTACACCGGCTGCATGTCATACTGCAACGACGACAAGAGCGCGCAGGACGGACtgtgcgccggcgccggctgctgccATGTTGACATCCCGCCGGGGCTCACCAACAACGAATTCAACTTCCGGATGTACGACCACTCCACCATGATGGACTACAGCCCATGCGACTACGCCTTCCTTGTTGGCAGGACCAACTACACCTTCCAACGCTCCGACCTCTTCATGGACAAAAACCGGACCATGCCGGTGTTTCTGGACTGGGCCATCCGCGACAATGGCTCCAGTGCCATACTGTCCTGTGCCGACGCTGCCAAGGCGGATCAGTACGCCTGCGTGAGCACTCGCAGCAGTTGCTTCAACGCAAAAAATGGTCCTGGCTACAATTGCAAGTGCTCCAAAGGCCACCAGGGAAACCCCTACATTGTCGACGGATGCACCA ATATCGATGAATGTGCAGATAAAGTGAAATATCCTTGCTATGGTGTATGCGAGGATACCCAGGGATCTTACAAATGCACTTGTCAACCAGGTTATCGGAGCAATGACCCGAGAACGGAACATTGTACTCCAAAGTTCCCACTTGGAGCACAAATTTCCACAG GTGCAATAGGTGGCATTCTGGTCTTAGTGTTTCTGTCATTCATATATGTTGTTCGCAAAGAACAAAGGAAGACAAAAGATTTTTATGATAAGAACGGCGGTCCTACGTTAGAGAACGCGAGAAATATAAAGCTTTTTAAAAAGGATGATCTCAAGCGAATTTTGAAGCGTAGCAATTTAGTTGGAAAAGGTGGCTTTGGAGAAGTTTACAAGGGTATAGTTGATGACGTGCATGTAGCAGTAAAGAAACCGATCCATGGCAGTGTGTTAGCGAGTGAACAGTTTGCAAATGAAGTCATCATCCAGTCTCAAGTCATCCACAAGAACATTGTTAGGCTCATAGGTTGTTGCCTAGAAGTGGATGCACCCATGCTTGTTTACGAGTTTGTCTCCAAAGGAAGCCTTGACGACATTCTTCATAAAGTTGATAACAAGGAGCCTCTCAGCTTGGATGTGCGCGTAAATATTGCCACGGAATCAGCGCGTGGTCTATCTTATATGCATGCAGAAGCCCATACAAAAATCCTTCATGGTGATGTTAAACCAGCAAATATACTCTTGGATGATAAATTTCTACCGAAGATCTCTGACTTTGGCATATCAAGGCTAATTGCGAGAGAAAACCAACACACCGGGAACATCATTGGTGACATGAGTTATATGGATCCAGTATACCTACAAAAAGGTCTACTGACCGAAAAGAGTGATGTCTACAGTTTTGGAGTTGTGATCTTAGAGCTCATTACCAGGCAGAAGGCCAGTTATTCTGACAATAATAGCTTAGTGAGGAATTTCCTTGAAGTTTacgaaaaggagaagaaagcaacAGAGTTGTTTGACAAAGAAATTGCAGTAGAAGGAGATTTTGAGCTTCTTGATAGTCTGGCAGGGCTATCTGTGGAATGTCTTAACCTTGATGTGAATCAAAGACCAACCATGGCAGATGTGGCAGAGCGCCTTCTCATACTGAATCGAACCCGTAGGCCATAA
- the LOC100822503 gene encoding wall-associated receptor kinase 2 isoform X1 — translation MTTCLILRWTCSLPENTKAIHEVKDGYLEGMQKKVAEARPVRASLFFFVHALLLLLLLRVATGTESLTMTPAGCETTCGGMDIPYPFGIGTGCSRKGFEINCVNNNFPVLAGTSLRVVHLSVDPAESQVMLPVGWQCFNASDPSTIEDWRDGEMEMNKDGAYRISNTQNKLFVLGCNTMGYRENKRAEGGSFDSNNHYTGCMSYCNDDKSAQDGLCAGAGCCHVDIPPGLTNNEFNFRMYDHSTMMDYSPCDYAFLVGRTNYTFQRSDLFMDKNRTMPVFLDWAIRDNGSSAILSCADAAKADQYACVSTRSSCFNAKNGPGYNCKCSKGHQGNPYIVDGCTNIDECADKVKYPCYGVCEDTQGSYKCTCQPGYRSNDPRTEHCTPKFPLGAQISTGAIGGILVLVFLSFIYVVRKEQRKTKDFYDKNGGPTLENARNIKLFKKDDLKRILKRSNLVGKGGFGEVYKGIVDDVHVAVKKPIHGSVLASEQFANEVIIQSQVIHKNIVRLIGCCLEVDAPMLVYEFVSKGSLDDILHKVDNKEPLSLDVRVNIATESARGLSYMHAEAHTKILHGDVKPANILLDDKFLPKISDFGISRLIARENQHTGNIIGDMSYMDPVYLQKGLLTEKSDVYSFGVVILELITRQKASYSDNNSLVRNFLEVYEKEKKATELFDKEIAVEGDFELLDSLAGLSVECLNLDVNQRPTMADVAERLLILNRTRRP, via the exons ATGACTACATGCTTAATACTAAGGTGGACGTGCTCTCTTCCAGAAAACACAAAAG CCATTCATGAAGTCAAAGATGGATATCTCGAAGGTATGCAGAAGAAAGTTGCGGAAGCTAGACCGGTCAGAG CCTCACTATTCTTCTTCGTGCacgctctgctgctgctgctgctgctgagggtAGCCACCGGCACTGAGAGCCTCACCATGACTCCTGCTGGCTGCGAGACGACTTGCGGCGGCATGGACATCCCCTACCCTTTTGGTATCGGCACAGGCTGCTCCCGCAAGGGTTTCGAGATCAACTGTGTCAACAACAATTTCCCTGTGCTCGCCGGCACATCCCTTCGGGTGGTGCACCTGTCCGTGGATCCAGCTGAGTCGCAGGTGATGCTCCCCGTTGGGTGGCAGTGCTTTAACGCCTCTGATCCATCCACTATAGAGGACTGGAGAGATGGCGAGATGGAGATGAACAAGGACGGCGCGTACCGCATCTCCAACACGCAGAACAAGCTATTCGTCCTCGGTTGCAACACCATGGGCTATAGGGAAAACAAGAGAGCCGAAGGTGGAAGTTTTGACTCCAACAATCACTACACCGGCTGCATGTCATACTGCAACGACGACAAGAGCGCGCAGGACGGACtgtgcgccggcgccggctgctgccATGTTGACATCCCGCCGGGGCTCACCAACAACGAATTCAACTTCCGGATGTACGACCACTCCACCATGATGGACTACAGCCCATGCGACTACGCCTTCCTTGTTGGCAGGACCAACTACACCTTCCAACGCTCCGACCTCTTCATGGACAAAAACCGGACCATGCCGGTGTTTCTGGACTGGGCCATCCGCGACAATGGCTCCAGTGCCATACTGTCCTGTGCCGACGCTGCCAAGGCGGATCAGTACGCCTGCGTGAGCACTCGCAGCAGTTGCTTCAACGCAAAAAATGGTCCTGGCTACAATTGCAAGTGCTCCAAAGGCCACCAGGGAAACCCCTACATTGTCGACGGATGCACCA ATATCGATGAATGTGCAGATAAAGTGAAATATCCTTGCTATGGTGTATGCGAGGATACCCAGGGATCTTACAAATGCACTTGTCAACCAGGTTATCGGAGCAATGACCCGAGAACGGAACATTGTACTCCAAAGTTCCCACTTGGAGCACAAATTTCCACAG GTGCAATAGGTGGCATTCTGGTCTTAGTGTTTCTGTCATTCATATATGTTGTTCGCAAAGAACAAAGGAAGACAAAAGATTTTTATGATAAGAACGGCGGTCCTACGTTAGAGAACGCGAGAAATATAAAGCTTTTTAAAAAGGATGATCTCAAGCGAATTTTGAAGCGTAGCAATTTAGTTGGAAAAGGTGGCTTTGGAGAAGTTTACAAGGGTATAGTTGATGACGTGCATGTAGCAGTAAAGAAACCGATCCATGGCAGTGTGTTAGCGAGTGAACAGTTTGCAAATGAAGTCATCATCCAGTCTCAAGTCATCCACAAGAACATTGTTAGGCTCATAGGTTGTTGCCTAGAAGTGGATGCACCCATGCTTGTTTACGAGTTTGTCTCCAAAGGAAGCCTTGACGACATTCTTCATAAAGTTGATAACAAGGAGCCTCTCAGCTTGGATGTGCGCGTAAATATTGCCACGGAATCAGCGCGTGGTCTATCTTATATGCATGCAGAAGCCCATACAAAAATCCTTCATGGTGATGTTAAACCAGCAAATATACTCTTGGATGATAAATTTCTACCGAAGATCTCTGACTTTGGCATATCAAGGCTAATTGCGAGAGAAAACCAACACACCGGGAACATCATTGGTGACATGAGTTATATGGATCCAGTATACCTACAAAAAGGTCTACTGACCGAAAAGAGTGATGTCTACAGTTTTGGAGTTGTGATCTTAGAGCTCATTACCAGGCAGAAGGCCAGTTATTCTGACAATAATAGCTTAGTGAGGAATTTCCTTGAAGTTTacgaaaaggagaagaaagcaacAGAGTTGTTTGACAAAGAAATTGCAGTAGAAGGAGATTTTGAGCTTCTTGATAGTCTGGCAGGGCTATCTGTGGAATGTCTTAACCTTGATGTGAATCAAAGACCAACCATGGCAGATGTGGCAGAGCGCCTTCTCATACTGAATCGAACCCGTAGGCCATAA
- the LOC100822503 gene encoding wall-associated receptor kinase 2 isoform X2, with protein sequence MTTCLILRWTCSLPENTKAIHEVKDGYLEGMQKKVAEARPVRATGTESLTMTPAGCETTCGGMDIPYPFGIGTGCSRKGFEINCVNNNFPVLAGTSLRVVHLSVDPAESQVMLPVGWQCFNASDPSTIEDWRDGEMEMNKDGAYRISNTQNKLFVLGCNTMGYRENKRAEGGSFDSNNHYTGCMSYCNDDKSAQDGLCAGAGCCHVDIPPGLTNNEFNFRMYDHSTMMDYSPCDYAFLVGRTNYTFQRSDLFMDKNRTMPVFLDWAIRDNGSSAILSCADAAKADQYACVSTRSSCFNAKNGPGYNCKCSKGHQGNPYIVDGCTNIDECADKVKYPCYGVCEDTQGSYKCTCQPGYRSNDPRTEHCTPKFPLGAQISTGAIGGILVLVFLSFIYVVRKEQRKTKDFYDKNGGPTLENARNIKLFKKDDLKRILKRSNLVGKGGFGEVYKGIVDDVHVAVKKPIHGSVLASEQFANEVIIQSQVIHKNIVRLIGCCLEVDAPMLVYEFVSKGSLDDILHKVDNKEPLSLDVRVNIATESARGLSYMHAEAHTKILHGDVKPANILLDDKFLPKISDFGISRLIARENQHTGNIIGDMSYMDPVYLQKGLLTEKSDVYSFGVVILELITRQKASYSDNNSLVRNFLEVYEKEKKATELFDKEIAVEGDFELLDSLAGLSVECLNLDVNQRPTMADVAERLLILNRTRRP encoded by the exons ATGACTACATGCTTAATACTAAGGTGGACGTGCTCTCTTCCAGAAAACACAAAAG CCATTCATGAAGTCAAAGATGGATATCTCGAAGGTATGCAGAAGAAAGTTGCGGAAGCTAGACCGGTCAGAG CCACCGGCACTGAGAGCCTCACCATGACTCCTGCTGGCTGCGAGACGACTTGCGGCGGCATGGACATCCCCTACCCTTTTGGTATCGGCACAGGCTGCTCCCGCAAGGGTTTCGAGATCAACTGTGTCAACAACAATTTCCCTGTGCTCGCCGGCACATCCCTTCGGGTGGTGCACCTGTCCGTGGATCCAGCTGAGTCGCAGGTGATGCTCCCCGTTGGGTGGCAGTGCTTTAACGCCTCTGATCCATCCACTATAGAGGACTGGAGAGATGGCGAGATGGAGATGAACAAGGACGGCGCGTACCGCATCTCCAACACGCAGAACAAGCTATTCGTCCTCGGTTGCAACACCATGGGCTATAGGGAAAACAAGAGAGCCGAAGGTGGAAGTTTTGACTCCAACAATCACTACACCGGCTGCATGTCATACTGCAACGACGACAAGAGCGCGCAGGACGGACtgtgcgccggcgccggctgctgccATGTTGACATCCCGCCGGGGCTCACCAACAACGAATTCAACTTCCGGATGTACGACCACTCCACCATGATGGACTACAGCCCATGCGACTACGCCTTCCTTGTTGGCAGGACCAACTACACCTTCCAACGCTCCGACCTCTTCATGGACAAAAACCGGACCATGCCGGTGTTTCTGGACTGGGCCATCCGCGACAATGGCTCCAGTGCCATACTGTCCTGTGCCGACGCTGCCAAGGCGGATCAGTACGCCTGCGTGAGCACTCGCAGCAGTTGCTTCAACGCAAAAAATGGTCCTGGCTACAATTGCAAGTGCTCCAAAGGCCACCAGGGAAACCCCTACATTGTCGACGGATGCACCA ATATCGATGAATGTGCAGATAAAGTGAAATATCCTTGCTATGGTGTATGCGAGGATACCCAGGGATCTTACAAATGCACTTGTCAACCAGGTTATCGGAGCAATGACCCGAGAACGGAACATTGTACTCCAAAGTTCCCACTTGGAGCACAAATTTCCACAG GTGCAATAGGTGGCATTCTGGTCTTAGTGTTTCTGTCATTCATATATGTTGTTCGCAAAGAACAAAGGAAGACAAAAGATTTTTATGATAAGAACGGCGGTCCTACGTTAGAGAACGCGAGAAATATAAAGCTTTTTAAAAAGGATGATCTCAAGCGAATTTTGAAGCGTAGCAATTTAGTTGGAAAAGGTGGCTTTGGAGAAGTTTACAAGGGTATAGTTGATGACGTGCATGTAGCAGTAAAGAAACCGATCCATGGCAGTGTGTTAGCGAGTGAACAGTTTGCAAATGAAGTCATCATCCAGTCTCAAGTCATCCACAAGAACATTGTTAGGCTCATAGGTTGTTGCCTAGAAGTGGATGCACCCATGCTTGTTTACGAGTTTGTCTCCAAAGGAAGCCTTGACGACATTCTTCATAAAGTTGATAACAAGGAGCCTCTCAGCTTGGATGTGCGCGTAAATATTGCCACGGAATCAGCGCGTGGTCTATCTTATATGCATGCAGAAGCCCATACAAAAATCCTTCATGGTGATGTTAAACCAGCAAATATACTCTTGGATGATAAATTTCTACCGAAGATCTCTGACTTTGGCATATCAAGGCTAATTGCGAGAGAAAACCAACACACCGGGAACATCATTGGTGACATGAGTTATATGGATCCAGTATACCTACAAAAAGGTCTACTGACCGAAAAGAGTGATGTCTACAGTTTTGGAGTTGTGATCTTAGAGCTCATTACCAGGCAGAAGGCCAGTTATTCTGACAATAATAGCTTAGTGAGGAATTTCCTTGAAGTTTacgaaaaggagaagaaagcaacAGAGTTGTTTGACAAAGAAATTGCAGTAGAAGGAGATTTTGAGCTTCTTGATAGTCTGGCAGGGCTATCTGTGGAATGTCTTAACCTTGATGTGAATCAAAGACCAACCATGGCAGATGTGGCAGAGCGCCTTCTCATACTGAATCGAACCCGTAGGCCATAA
- the LOC100822503 gene encoding wall-associated receptor kinase 2 isoform X5 codes for MQKKVAEARPVRATGTESLTMTPAGCETTCGGMDIPYPFGIGTGCSRKGFEINCVNNNFPVLAGTSLRVVHLSVDPAESQVMLPVGWQCFNASDPSTIEDWRDGEMEMNKDGAYRISNTQNKLFVLGCNTMGYRENKRAEGGSFDSNNHYTGCMSYCNDDKSAQDGLCAGAGCCHVDIPPGLTNNEFNFRMYDHSTMMDYSPCDYAFLVGRTNYTFQRSDLFMDKNRTMPVFLDWAIRDNGSSAILSCADAAKADQYACVSTRSSCFNAKNGPGYNCKCSKGHQGNPYIVDGCTNIDECADKVKYPCYGVCEDTQGSYKCTCQPGYRSNDPRTEHCTPKFPLGAQISTGAIGGILVLVFLSFIYVVRKEQRKTKDFYDKNGGPTLENARNIKLFKKDDLKRILKRSNLVGKGGFGEVYKGIVDDVHVAVKKPIHGSVLASEQFANEVIIQSQVIHKNIVRLIGCCLEVDAPMLVYEFVSKGSLDDILHKVDNKEPLSLDVRVNIATESARGLSYMHAEAHTKILHGDVKPANILLDDKFLPKISDFGISRLIARENQHTGNIIGDMSYMDPVYLQKGLLTEKSDVYSFGVVILELITRQKASYSDNNSLVRNFLEVYEKEKKATELFDKEIAVEGDFELLDSLAGLSVECLNLDVNQRPTMADVAERLLILNRTRRP; via the exons ATGCAGAAGAAAGTTGCGGAAGCTAGACCGGTCAGAG CCACCGGCACTGAGAGCCTCACCATGACTCCTGCTGGCTGCGAGACGACTTGCGGCGGCATGGACATCCCCTACCCTTTTGGTATCGGCACAGGCTGCTCCCGCAAGGGTTTCGAGATCAACTGTGTCAACAACAATTTCCCTGTGCTCGCCGGCACATCCCTTCGGGTGGTGCACCTGTCCGTGGATCCAGCTGAGTCGCAGGTGATGCTCCCCGTTGGGTGGCAGTGCTTTAACGCCTCTGATCCATCCACTATAGAGGACTGGAGAGATGGCGAGATGGAGATGAACAAGGACGGCGCGTACCGCATCTCCAACACGCAGAACAAGCTATTCGTCCTCGGTTGCAACACCATGGGCTATAGGGAAAACAAGAGAGCCGAAGGTGGAAGTTTTGACTCCAACAATCACTACACCGGCTGCATGTCATACTGCAACGACGACAAGAGCGCGCAGGACGGACtgtgcgccggcgccggctgctgccATGTTGACATCCCGCCGGGGCTCACCAACAACGAATTCAACTTCCGGATGTACGACCACTCCACCATGATGGACTACAGCCCATGCGACTACGCCTTCCTTGTTGGCAGGACCAACTACACCTTCCAACGCTCCGACCTCTTCATGGACAAAAACCGGACCATGCCGGTGTTTCTGGACTGGGCCATCCGCGACAATGGCTCCAGTGCCATACTGTCCTGTGCCGACGCTGCCAAGGCGGATCAGTACGCCTGCGTGAGCACTCGCAGCAGTTGCTTCAACGCAAAAAATGGTCCTGGCTACAATTGCAAGTGCTCCAAAGGCCACCAGGGAAACCCCTACATTGTCGACGGATGCACCA ATATCGATGAATGTGCAGATAAAGTGAAATATCCTTGCTATGGTGTATGCGAGGATACCCAGGGATCTTACAAATGCACTTGTCAACCAGGTTATCGGAGCAATGACCCGAGAACGGAACATTGTACTCCAAAGTTCCCACTTGGAGCACAAATTTCCACAG GTGCAATAGGTGGCATTCTGGTCTTAGTGTTTCTGTCATTCATATATGTTGTTCGCAAAGAACAAAGGAAGACAAAAGATTTTTATGATAAGAACGGCGGTCCTACGTTAGAGAACGCGAGAAATATAAAGCTTTTTAAAAAGGATGATCTCAAGCGAATTTTGAAGCGTAGCAATTTAGTTGGAAAAGGTGGCTTTGGAGAAGTTTACAAGGGTATAGTTGATGACGTGCATGTAGCAGTAAAGAAACCGATCCATGGCAGTGTGTTAGCGAGTGAACAGTTTGCAAATGAAGTCATCATCCAGTCTCAAGTCATCCACAAGAACATTGTTAGGCTCATAGGTTGTTGCCTAGAAGTGGATGCACCCATGCTTGTTTACGAGTTTGTCTCCAAAGGAAGCCTTGACGACATTCTTCATAAAGTTGATAACAAGGAGCCTCTCAGCTTGGATGTGCGCGTAAATATTGCCACGGAATCAGCGCGTGGTCTATCTTATATGCATGCAGAAGCCCATACAAAAATCCTTCATGGTGATGTTAAACCAGCAAATATACTCTTGGATGATAAATTTCTACCGAAGATCTCTGACTTTGGCATATCAAGGCTAATTGCGAGAGAAAACCAACACACCGGGAACATCATTGGTGACATGAGTTATATGGATCCAGTATACCTACAAAAAGGTCTACTGACCGAAAAGAGTGATGTCTACAGTTTTGGAGTTGTGATCTTAGAGCTCATTACCAGGCAGAAGGCCAGTTATTCTGACAATAATAGCTTAGTGAGGAATTTCCTTGAAGTTTacgaaaaggagaagaaagcaacAGAGTTGTTTGACAAAGAAATTGCAGTAGAAGGAGATTTTGAGCTTCTTGATAGTCTGGCAGGGCTATCTGTGGAATGTCTTAACCTTGATGTGAATCAAAGACCAACCATGGCAGATGTGGCAGAGCGCCTTCTCATACTGAATCGAACCCGTAGGCCATAA